In Amblyraja radiata isolate CabotCenter1 chromosome 10, sAmbRad1.1.pri, whole genome shotgun sequence, one DNA window encodes the following:
- the LOC116977908 gene encoding cytochrome b-c1 complex subunit 6, mitochondrial: MGVENREMVNNGEPEEEEEEEEDVVDPMIDIREQCEQNEKCMQLRSRLDECTDRVNSRSQTEETCTEELFDFLHARDHCVAEKIFSKLK; the protein is encoded by the exons ATGGGTGTGGAGAACAGAGAGATGGTGAACAACGGAGAGCCCGAG gaggaagaggaggaggaggaagatgtGGTG GATCCTATGATAGACATCAGAGAGCAATGTGAGCAGAATGAAAAGTGTATGCAACTGCGGTCACGCCTGGACGAGTGCACAGACCGAGTGAACTCGAGATCGCAAACAGAAGAGACATGCACCGAGGAGCTGTTTGACTTCCTGCATGCCCGTGACCACTGT gtGGCTGAAAAAATCTTCAGTAAGTTGAAGTGA
- the nsun4 gene encoding 5-methylcytosine rRNA methyltransferase NSUN4, which produces MAALRGCSLRLKTLCERLGEWRRPPRRDAHKKKWASFRPSVRGAELALQNLDMSCGPQLGDLWPSVRVGLLCEQKYGALLNGFEDVEKVIRQMELQQAKDFVYGGGDSQGPGSTPKAGCKPCEIQDLPQDLQMPESQDLQTSESCPDFLLAGGDSGRESPSSLETKQCLSVSPNLKCFTFPRGDTTRFKPARQGSLRMLEYYLMDAASLLPVLILNVQPGHTVLDLCAAPGGKTLALLQTECCRHLAINDISSSRLSRLRKILHNYVPKNLCTEDRLRITSFDGRLCGEIERDTFDRVLVDAPCTTDRHSVLEEDNNIFSRLRIKERQMLPLLQIQLLVSGILATKPGGSIVYSTCSLSQLQNECVVERAVQMAETEHGMELHPEDLTDVRTHYRETFNFYGRCRVGELVLPHLTANYGPMYFCKLHKIH; this is translated from the exons ATGGCGGCACTCAGGGGTTGCAGTCTCCGCCTGAAGACTTTATGCGAGCGGCTGGGCGAATGGCGGCGGCCGCCCCGGAGAGACGCTCACAAGAAGAAATGG GCTTCGTTCCGGCCCAGTGTCCGTGGCGCTGAGCTGGCACTGCAGAACCTGGACATGAGCTGCGGCCCGCAGCTCGGCGACCTCTGGCCCTCCGTCCGCGTTGGCCTCCTCTGTGAGCAGAAGTACGGGGCTCTGCTCAATGGTTTCGAGGACGTGGAAAAGGTGATCCGACAGATGGAACTGCAGCAGGCCAAAGACTTTGTGTACGGCGGCGGGGACAGCCAGGGGCCGGGCAGCACGCCGAAGGCAGGCTGCAAACCATGCGAAATCCAGGATTTACCTCAAGACTTGCAAATGCCTGAATCTCAAGATTTGCAAACGTCTGAATCTTGTCCTGATTTTTTGCTGGCTGGTGGTGACTCGGGACGAGAATCCCCATCTTCCCTGGAAACGAAACAGTGTCTATCCGTTAGCCCAAACCTTAAATGTTTCACATTTCCAAGAGGAGACACCACACGTTTTAAACCTGCAAG ACAAGGAAGCTTAAGAATGCTTGAATATTATCTAATGGATGCTGCATCACTCCTTCCTGTACTCATTCTGAATGTTCAGCCAGGTCACACTGTCCTCGACCTCTGCGCAGCACCTGGTGGGAAGACTTTGGCACTGTTGCAGACTGAATGCTGTC GACATCTTGCTATCAATGATATATCCTCATCTCGCCTAAGTCGGTTACGTAAAATTCTTCACAATTATGTCCCAAAGAATCTTTGTACGGAAGATAGACTACGCATCACGTCATTTGATGGCAGGCTCTGTGGAGAAATAGAGAGGGATACCTTTGATAGG GTGTTGGTTGATGCTCCTTGTACAACAGATAGGCATTCAGTACTTGAAGAAGACAACAACATCTTCAGCCGGTTGCGGATCAAAGAACGGCAAATGCTGCCTCTATTACAGATCCAGCTATTGGT ttctggtaTTCTTGCCACAAAGCCTGGTGGGTCTATTGTGTACTCAACATGTAGCTTATCCCAGTTGCAAAATGAgtgtgtggtggagagggctgtacAAATGGCAGAGACAGAACATGGTATGGAGCTGCATCCGGAGGACCTGACTGACGTCCGGACACACTATAGAGAGACATTTAATTTCTACGGTCGCTGTAGAGTTGGTGAATTAGTTCTTCCACATCTTACTGCAAATTACGGGCCAATGTATTTCTGTAAGCTGCACAAAATACATTAA